From a region of the Streptomyces sp. NBC_00193 genome:
- a CDS encoding ALQxL family class IV lanthipeptide, translated as MAEFDIDALQVLPEDLRTEDARGEEHAAALITACRWHTSGC; from the coding sequence ATGGCGGAGTTCGACATCGACGCCCTCCAGGTCCTGCCCGAGGACCTCCGTACCGAGGACGCCCGCGGCGAGGAGCACGCCGCCGCGCTGATCACGGCCTGCCGCTGGCACACGAGCGGCTGCTGA
- the lanL gene encoding class IV lanthionine synthetase LanL, translated as MSSLPRTPAPTLTGPRRARAEGPADLALLPDLVRAVLLRRAAGAVGGGSAGGGSVGDWAVGDWAVEPGEFWCHVRPSGVVRRAQGWKLHVSATPLSAPLVLARAAEVLTGHRAPFKFAGSPARVAALVSGRFARGGAGKFITVYPADDVQFRLLAEELHRATVGLPGPAVLSDRRYLPDSQVYYRYGVFAATPELTPDGAYAARLTDPGGRPVPDERNAWYSPPSWAGDPFPDRPAAPARSTATAKPVLLHERYLVRGAIQHSNKGGVFRAEDTATGARVVVKQARPHVGASLEGLDVRDLLRREAALLERLSLRFPDRVPRLVEVFEQQGSAFLVAESVPGTTLRRTVAERLIREGAACPDERTAGSLVRQLLDLVGAAHELGLTLHDFNPNNVMVTPDGQLRLIDLEMAATEGERWVLGATPGYTAPELRAADPVAPAFGPAVDLYALGATVLHALTGADPLFAADRPAAEARPDEERLSGLLELLGRDQPLVRRFGPLVRGLMRDAPEDRWTLERAREDLAGGPTPEPTPEPTPEPTRETAAEPVAALGAPAVRSAPAAPAAPAAPAAPAGLRARLLHDGVAHLLATMRPADPDRLWAADSVGATCDPVALQHGSAGPLAVLARALRHADDLAAGSGSGAPRGSSQGSPYEPPVTREALRAGLRTAALWTADRQEALPGHLPGLHFGRSGTAWALLDAARALEDAALTERAVKLALALPVEWPNPDVCHGAAGAGLTQLHFWRTTGDPRFLDRAARAAEGLLAAARRTPEGVFWPVPEDFDSGLAGAWHYGFAHGVAGVGTFLLLAGEATGDERLRAAAVEAGATLAGAARRGPAGTLWPVDRARHLSDSPELARHWCSGSSGVGTFLVRLRAAGGARDTGWADLPDAPDLPDLAELVEGAAAAVRAGRVTDTAATCHGLAGNAEFLLDAAELTGDARHRAGAELLVEHMAAQAVLHDGRLLVPDENRKTVLAEYATGLAGSLSLLLRLRYGGPRAWLPEGGSAHP; from the coding sequence GTGTCATCACTGCCCCGGACTCCGGCCCCGACCCTCACCGGACCGCGGCGAGCCCGCGCGGAGGGCCCCGCGGACCTGGCGCTGCTGCCCGACCTGGTGCGTGCCGTCCTCCTGAGGCGTGCGGCCGGGGCGGTGGGGGGCGGATCCGCCGGGGGTGGATCCGTGGGGGACTGGGCCGTGGGGGACTGGGCCGTGGAACCGGGGGAGTTCTGGTGCCACGTACGGCCCTCGGGCGTCGTCCGCCGCGCCCAGGGGTGGAAGCTCCACGTCTCGGCCACCCCGCTCTCGGCCCCCCTGGTCCTGGCCCGCGCCGCCGAGGTGCTGACCGGCCACCGCGCGCCGTTCAAGTTCGCCGGGAGCCCCGCGCGGGTCGCCGCCCTCGTCTCGGGGCGCTTCGCCCGCGGCGGAGCAGGCAAGTTCATCACGGTCTACCCGGCCGACGACGTGCAATTCCGGCTGCTCGCAGAGGAGTTGCACCGGGCCACCGTGGGGCTGCCCGGGCCCGCGGTGCTCTCCGACCGGCGCTATCTGCCGGACAGTCAGGTGTACTACCGGTACGGGGTGTTCGCCGCGACCCCCGAGCTCACCCCCGACGGAGCCTACGCCGCCCGGCTGACGGACCCCGGGGGCCGGCCCGTTCCCGACGAGCGCAACGCCTGGTACAGCCCGCCGTCCTGGGCGGGGGATCCGTTCCCGGACCGCCCGGCCGCCCCGGCCCGCAGTACGGCCACCGCGAAGCCCGTGCTGCTGCACGAGCGCTACCTCGTGCGCGGCGCGATCCAGCACTCCAACAAGGGCGGAGTCTTCCGGGCGGAGGACACCGCCACCGGAGCCCGGGTGGTCGTCAAGCAGGCGCGCCCCCATGTCGGCGCGAGCCTCGAAGGGCTGGACGTACGGGACTTGCTGCGCCGGGAGGCCGCCCTGCTGGAACGCCTGAGCCTGCGGTTCCCCGACCGGGTCCCCCGCCTCGTCGAGGTGTTCGAGCAACAGGGCAGCGCCTTCCTGGTCGCCGAATCGGTGCCCGGAACCACCCTGCGCCGGACCGTCGCCGAGCGGCTGATCAGGGAGGGCGCCGCCTGCCCCGACGAGCGGACCGCCGGTTCCCTGGTGCGCCAACTGCTCGACCTGGTCGGCGCCGCCCACGAACTCGGCCTCACCCTGCACGACTTCAACCCCAACAACGTCATGGTCACCCCCGACGGACAACTCCGCCTGATCGACCTGGAGATGGCCGCAACGGAGGGCGAACGCTGGGTGCTCGGCGCCACCCCCGGCTACACCGCGCCCGAACTGCGCGCCGCCGACCCGGTGGCCCCCGCGTTCGGTCCCGCCGTGGACCTCTACGCCCTCGGCGCCACCGTCCTGCACGCCCTGACCGGCGCCGACCCGCTCTTCGCGGCGGACCGGCCCGCGGCGGAGGCCCGCCCGGACGAGGAGCGGCTGTCCGGGCTCCTGGAGCTGCTGGGCCGGGACCAGCCGCTCGTACGGCGGTTCGGGCCGCTGGTCCGCGGCCTGATGCGCGACGCACCCGAGGACCGCTGGACGCTGGAGCGGGCCCGGGAGGATCTCGCGGGCGGCCCGACACCGGAGCCGACACCGGAGCCGACACCGGAGCCGACACGGGAGACGGCGGCGGAGCCGGTGGCGGCACTCGGGGCGCCGGCCGTACGGAGCGCGCCCGCAGCGCCCGCAGCGCCCGCAGCGCCCGCAGCACCCGCCGGCCTCCGGGCACGGCTGCTGCACGACGGGGTCGCCCACCTGCTGGCCACCATGCGCCCCGCCGACCCCGACCGGCTCTGGGCCGCGGACTCCGTCGGCGCGACCTGCGATCCGGTGGCCCTCCAGCACGGCTCCGCGGGCCCCTTGGCGGTGCTCGCCCGGGCCCTGCGGCACGCCGACGACCTCGCGGCCGGCTCCGGCTCCGGCGCCCCCCGCGGGAGCTCCCAGGGTTCCCCGTACGAACCCCCGGTCACCCGGGAAGCCCTGCGCGCGGGGCTGCGTACGGCCGCGCTCTGGACGGCGGACCGGCAGGAGGCGCTCCCCGGCCACCTGCCCGGACTCCACTTCGGCCGGTCGGGCACGGCCTGGGCCCTGCTCGACGCGGCCCGGGCGCTGGAGGACGCGGCGCTCACCGAACGCGCCGTGAAGCTGGCCCTGGCGCTGCCCGTCGAGTGGCCCAACCCCGATGTCTGCCACGGCGCGGCCGGAGCCGGCCTGACCCAGCTGCACTTCTGGCGCACCACGGGCGACCCGCGGTTCCTCGACCGGGCCGCGCGGGCCGCCGAAGGCCTGCTGGCAGCGGCCCGGCGTACGCCCGAAGGCGTCTTCTGGCCGGTGCCCGAGGACTTCGACTCCGGTCTGGCGGGCGCCTGGCACTACGGGTTCGCGCACGGGGTCGCCGGCGTCGGCACCTTCCTGCTCCTCGCCGGGGAGGCGACGGGCGACGAACGGCTGCGCGCCGCGGCCGTGGAGGCGGGCGCCACCCTCGCCGGGGCCGCCCGCCGCGGACCGGCGGGCACCCTGTGGCCGGTGGACCGGGCCCGGCACCTGTCGGACTCCCCGGAACTGGCCCGGCACTGGTGCAGCGGCTCCTCCGGCGTCGGCACCTTCCTGGTCCGCCTCCGGGCGGCCGGCGGAGCCCGCGACACGGGCTGGGCCGACCTGCCGGACGCGCCTGACCTGCCCGACCTCGCCGAGCTGGTGGAGGGCGCGGCCGCCGCCGTCCGGGCGGGCCGGGTCACCGATACCGCCGCCACCTGCCACGGGCTCGCGGGCAACGCCGAGTTCCTGCTCGACGCCGCCGAGCTGACCGGCGACGCGCGCCACCGGGCGGGAGCCGAGCTGCTGGTCGAGCACATGGCGGCCCAGGCGGTGCTGCACGACGGCCGGCTGCTGGTGCCCGACGAGAACCGCAAGACCGTACTGGCCGAGTACGCCACCGGCCTGGCCGGGAGCCTCTCGCTGCTGCTGCGCCTGCGGTACGGCGGCCCGCGCGCCTGGCTGCCCGAGGGCGGATCCGCCCACCCCTGA
- a CDS encoding VOC family protein → MIADLQCVVLDCPDPAGLAEFYQSMLGGTVNQQDRRWAVGDGWATLHTPSGLVLAFQRPADHRPPRWPDPARPQQFHMDFGVADLDQAQEQVLAMGATVLDDGSEERSWRVYADPAGHPFCLVRH, encoded by the coding sequence ATGATCGCTGATCTTCAATGTGTGGTGCTGGACTGCCCGGATCCGGCGGGACTCGCCGAGTTCTACCAATCGATGCTCGGCGGGACCGTCAACCAGCAGGATCGGCGGTGGGCAGTCGGTGACGGCTGGGCGACGTTGCACACGCCCTCCGGTCTCGTACTCGCCTTCCAGCGTCCAGCGGACCACCGCCCGCCTCGATGGCCGGACCCCGCCCGTCCCCAGCAGTTCCACATGGACTTCGGCGTTGCGGACCTGGACCAAGCCCAAGAACAGGTGCTGGCCATGGGGGCGACCGTATTGGACGACGGTTCCGAGGAACGGAGCTGGCGCGTCTATGCCGATCCCGCAGGGCATCCGTTCTGCCTGGTCCGTCACTGA
- a CDS encoding M4 family metallopeptidase yields the protein MPRRTSRGRTAAVIASLTLLGLAVPASADASQPASGLPQGRVFMVNPVQSTGDQTLVDAKDSAGAVPDSAYASVALRNLDGSGGLSGRWAYIRSETGAPAAAADAGRYNRADDQFEQVMAYFWVNEAQEYLQGLGFGSELPGANNRAQPVRINQWGADNSFFTDKKAEIRFGKGGVDDAEDAEVIVHEYGHAVHNAQVPGFGTSPEAGAIGEAFGDYLAVSVGEHAAAVRGWPRGTDPACVADWDSVGYSAAPHCLRRIDGTKVYADRTGEVHADGEIWSRALLDIRTALGARTADRIIVNAQFGFAPDTSFRDAALTTIATARSMYGTGAADAVRTAFKNRQIPGIA from the coding sequence ATGCCCCGCCGTACCTCCCGCGGCCGCACCGCTGCAGTGATCGCGTCCCTGACCCTGCTCGGCCTGGCCGTACCGGCCTCGGCCGACGCCTCGCAGCCCGCGTCCGGGCTGCCCCAGGGCCGCGTCTTCATGGTCAATCCCGTCCAGTCCACCGGTGATCAGACGCTCGTCGACGCCAAGGACTCGGCCGGCGCCGTGCCCGACTCCGCCTACGCCTCGGTCGCGCTGCGCAACCTCGACGGCAGCGGGGGCCTGTCCGGCCGGTGGGCGTACATCCGGTCGGAGACCGGCGCGCCCGCGGCCGCCGCGGACGCCGGCCGGTACAACCGCGCCGACGACCAGTTCGAGCAGGTCATGGCCTACTTCTGGGTCAACGAGGCGCAGGAGTACCTGCAAGGACTCGGCTTCGGCAGCGAACTGCCCGGAGCCAACAACCGCGCCCAGCCGGTCCGCATCAACCAGTGGGGCGCCGACAACTCCTTCTTCACCGACAAGAAGGCCGAGATCCGCTTCGGCAAGGGCGGCGTCGACGACGCCGAGGACGCGGAGGTCATCGTCCACGAGTACGGGCACGCGGTGCACAACGCGCAGGTCCCCGGCTTCGGCACCTCCCCGGAGGCCGGGGCGATAGGCGAGGCCTTCGGCGACTACCTCGCCGTCTCGGTCGGCGAGCACGCCGCCGCCGTCCGCGGCTGGCCGCGCGGGACGGACCCGGCGTGCGTGGCCGACTGGGACTCGGTCGGCTACAGCGCGGCCCCGCACTGCCTGCGCCGCATCGACGGCACCAAGGTCTACGCGGACCGCACCGGCGAGGTGCACGCGGACGGCGAGATCTGGTCCCGTGCCCTCCTCGACATCCGCACGGCCCTGGGCGCGAGGACGGCCGACCGCATCATCGTCAACGCGCAGTTCGGCTTCGCCCCCGACACCAGCTTCCGCGACGCGGCGCTCACCACGATCGCCACCGCTCGGAGCATGTACGGGACGGGCGCCGCGGACGCCGTCCGGACGGCGTTCAAGAACCGGCAGATCCCCGGCATCGCCTAG
- a CDS encoding RNA polymerase sigma factor, with protein sequence MTDAVLAAQQGDEAAFQALFRAVQPVLLRYLTVLVGEDAEDVASEAWLQISRDLGSFSGDFDGFRGWVSTIGRNRAMDLLRRRRRRPAVSVPVEYLHDRAATEDTEGAALATMGTGAALALISLLPRDQAEAVLLRVVMDLDADSAARVLGKRSGAVRMASHRGLRKLAKLLDQRAAEAAGAAGSGGIPGEPGGSGWSEKTSAPGVTPTTAPTLKGTK encoded by the coding sequence ATGACGGACGCCGTCCTGGCGGCGCAGCAGGGGGACGAGGCGGCCTTCCAGGCGCTGTTCCGCGCGGTGCAGCCCGTACTCCTGCGCTACCTGACCGTCCTGGTCGGCGAGGACGCGGAGGACGTGGCCTCCGAGGCCTGGCTCCAGATATCCCGGGATCTGGGTTCGTTCAGCGGCGACTTCGACGGTTTCCGCGGCTGGGTGTCGACGATCGGCCGGAACCGGGCCATGGACCTGCTGCGGCGCCGGCGCCGCCGGCCGGCCGTGAGCGTACCGGTCGAGTACCTGCACGACCGGGCGGCGACGGAGGACACCGAGGGGGCCGCGCTGGCCACGATGGGGACGGGCGCGGCGCTCGCGCTGATCTCCCTCCTGCCCCGCGACCAGGCGGAGGCCGTGCTCCTGCGGGTGGTCATGGACCTGGACGCGGACAGCGCCGCACGGGTGCTGGGGAAACGGTCCGGGGCGGTACGGATGGCCTCGCACCGCGGGCTGCGCAAGCTCGCCAAACTCCTCGACCAGCGGGCGGCGGAGGCCGCGGGGGCCGCGGGAAGCGGGGGCATACCGGGTGAACCGGGTGGTTCGGGGTGGTCCGAAAAAACTTCTGCCCCAGGAGTGACACCGACGACGGCTCCGACGCTGAAGGGCACGAAATGA
- a CDS encoding bifunctional polysaccharide deacetylase/glycosyltransferase family 2 protein yields the protein MSKNRRLPRGRHSTVRNVPLRTHWLLLTTLVLTLSAALLLQGYATHMFDTTADGAHRDPGPADTVPEQIRTGGPVIEGSVGRTAAVRPRTIALTFDDGPDPRWTPQILDVLRRNGVRATFFTVGAQVAAHPELARRIVDEGHQIGVHTFTHTDLGAASPWRRSLELRESQLVIAGATGVTTPLLRPPYSSTGEALNDSAWDSVVQAGTEGYLTVLSTQDSQDWRRPGVEQIVANSLPSDTEGQILLLHDAGGDRSQTVAALERLVPRLKASGFELTTVTEATGLPAATHEAATVDAWQGTSLIYALRASDWVLSALSWLLWAAGAISVLRAVAVFTAARRHVRKRRVPWGAPVTEPVSIIVPAYNESAGIEAAVRSLLASDHPVEIIVVDDGSTDGTADIVESLRLPGVRVIRQRNAGKPAALNTGIAAASCNLLVMVDGDTVFEPDAVRMIIQPFAHRRVGAVSGNAKVVNRGGLLGRWQHIEYVVGFNLDRRLFDLAECMPTVPGAVGAFRREALLRVGGVSDTTLAEDTDLTMALCRDGWRVVYEERAKAWTEAPATLGALWKQRYRWCYGTLQAMWKHRGALTQRGQAGKLGRRGLLYLLMFQVLLPLLAPVVDVTAVFGLIFLDPLRILGLWSAFLLLQLLMGLYAFRLDKEHPGPLWSLPLQQFVYRQLMYLVVIQSVFTAIAGSRLRWQRMERYGSLQVPAGRQDADWSG from the coding sequence TTGTCGAAGAACCGCCGCCTCCCCCGCGGCCGGCACAGCACCGTGCGCAACGTCCCCCTGCGCACCCACTGGCTGCTGCTGACCACCCTGGTCCTGACCCTCTCGGCGGCCCTGCTGCTCCAGGGCTACGCCACGCACATGTTCGACACCACCGCCGACGGAGCCCACCGCGATCCGGGTCCGGCGGACACCGTCCCGGAGCAGATCCGGACGGGCGGCCCGGTGATCGAGGGGTCCGTGGGGCGGACCGCGGCCGTCAGGCCCCGCACCATCGCCCTGACCTTCGACGACGGTCCGGACCCCCGGTGGACCCCGCAGATCCTGGACGTCCTGCGGCGCAACGGGGTCCGCGCCACCTTCTTCACCGTGGGCGCGCAGGTCGCCGCCCACCCCGAACTGGCGCGCCGGATCGTCGACGAAGGCCACCAGATCGGCGTCCACACCTTCACCCACACCGACCTCGGGGCGGCCTCGCCCTGGCGCCGTTCCCTGGAGCTGCGCGAGAGCCAACTGGTCATCGCCGGTGCCACCGGAGTCACCACCCCCCTGCTGCGTCCGCCCTATTCCTCGACCGGCGAGGCGCTCAACGACAGCGCCTGGGACTCCGTCGTCCAGGCCGGCACCGAGGGGTACCTCACCGTCCTCAGCACCCAGGACAGTCAGGACTGGCGGCGCCCCGGGGTCGAGCAGATCGTGGCCAATTCCCTGCCCTCGGACACCGAGGGGCAGATCCTGCTCCTGCACGACGCGGGCGGCGACCGCTCGCAGACCGTCGCGGCCCTCGAACGCCTCGTTCCCCGGCTGAAGGCCTCGGGCTTCGAGCTCACCACCGTCACCGAGGCGACCGGTCTTCCCGCGGCCACGCACGAGGCCGCGACCGTGGACGCCTGGCAGGGAACCTCCCTCATCTACGCCCTGCGGGCCAGCGACTGGGTCCTGAGCGCGCTGTCCTGGCTGCTCTGGGCGGCGGGCGCCATCAGCGTGCTGCGCGCCGTGGCCGTCTTCACCGCGGCCCGCCGCCACGTGCGCAAGCGCCGGGTGCCGTGGGGAGCCCCCGTCACCGAACCGGTCAGCATCATCGTCCCCGCCTACAACGAGAGCGCGGGCATCGAAGCGGCCGTCCGGTCCCTGCTGGCCTCGGACCATCCGGTGGAGATCATCGTGGTCGACGACGGGTCCACCGACGGCACCGCCGACATCGTCGAGTCCCTCCGGCTGCCGGGCGTACGCGTCATCCGCCAGCGCAACGCCGGAAAGCCCGCCGCCCTCAACACCGGCATCGCCGCGGCCTCCTGCAACCTGCTCGTCATGGTCGACGGCGACACCGTCTTCGAACCGGACGCCGTCCGCATGATCATCCAGCCGTTCGCCCACCGCCGCGTCGGCGCCGTCTCGGGCAATGCCAAGGTCGTCAACCGCGGCGGCCTGCTGGGCCGCTGGCAGCACATCGAGTACGTGGTCGGCTTCAACCTCGACCGCCGCCTCTTCGACCTGGCCGAATGCATGCCCACCGTGCCCGGTGCGGTGGGTGCCTTCCGCCGCGAGGCCCTCCTGCGCGTGGGCGGCGTCAGCGACACCACCCTGGCCGAGGACACCGACCTGACCATGGCCCTGTGCCGTGACGGCTGGCGCGTCGTCTACGAGGAGCGGGCCAAGGCCTGGACCGAGGCCCCGGCCACCCTCGGCGCCCTCTGGAAGCAGCGCTACCGCTGGTGCTACGGGACCCTCCAGGCCATGTGGAAGCACCGCGGCGCCCTCACCCAGCGGGGCCAGGCCGGAAAGCTCGGCCGCCGGGGGCTGCTGTACCTCCTGATGTTCCAGGTGTTGCTGCCGCTGCTCGCCCCCGTGGTCGACGTCACCGCGGTCTTCGGCCTGATCTTCCTCGACCCGCTGCGGATCCTGGGCCTGTGGAGCGCCTTCCTGCTGCTCCAGCTCCTGATGGGCCTCTATGCCTTCCGCCTCGACAAGGAACACCCCGGCCCGCTGTGGAGCCTGCCGCTCCAGCAGTTCGTCTACCGCCAGTTGATGTACCTGGTCGTCATCCAGTCCGTGTTCACCGCCATCGCGGGATCGCGCCTGCGCTGGCAGCGCATGGAACGCTACGGAAGCCTCCAGGTCCCCGCCGGCCGCCAGGACGCCGACTGGTCGGGCTGA
- a CDS encoding TDT family transporter produces the protein MTAPSRTSPALPTVTGPAGSRVRRLGPNWYASVMGTAIVANAGVALPWQIPGLRTACTVVWALSAVMLAVLLVTRTVHWARHGDQARAHLLDPTVAPFYGCLSMALLAVGAGTLLVGKDWIGPGAAVAVDAVLYTAGTAVGLLVAAAIPYLMALRHELKPGSASPVWILPVVAPMVAAALGPLLVPHLPAGQWQQALLLGSYAMFGMSLLATLCLLPIIFARLLAGPRLPLALTPTLFLVLGPLGQSTTAANNFADAAPQVLGAPYAEGFRMLAVLYGVPTMGFALLWFALAGAVILRARRHGMGFSMTWWALTFPVGTCVTGAEGLARHTGLTACAWLAGGLYVFLVLAWLTAGIQTLRGLFAGTLAPAS, from the coding sequence ATGACCGCACCCTCCCGGACCAGTCCCGCGCTCCCCACCGTGACCGGTCCCGCGGGCTCGCGTGTACGGCGGCTCGGCCCGAACTGGTACGCGAGCGTGATGGGCACGGCCATCGTGGCCAACGCCGGCGTGGCCCTCCCGTGGCAGATCCCTGGCCTGCGTACGGCCTGCACGGTGGTCTGGGCCCTGTCCGCGGTGATGCTCGCGGTGCTGCTCGTCACCCGGACGGTCCATTGGGCCCGCCACGGCGACCAGGCGCGCGCCCATCTGCTCGATCCGACGGTGGCGCCGTTCTACGGCTGCCTCTCCATGGCCCTCCTGGCCGTGGGAGCGGGCACGCTGCTGGTCGGGAAGGACTGGATCGGCCCGGGCGCGGCCGTCGCCGTGGACGCGGTGCTGTACACCGCCGGCACGGCCGTCGGACTGCTGGTGGCCGCCGCCATCCCCTATCTGATGGCGCTGCGGCACGAGCTGAAGCCCGGCAGCGCCTCACCCGTCTGGATCCTGCCCGTGGTCGCGCCCATGGTCGCCGCCGCGCTCGGCCCCCTGCTGGTCCCGCACCTGCCGGCCGGCCAGTGGCAGCAGGCCCTCCTGCTCGGCAGCTACGCGATGTTCGGCATGAGCCTGCTGGCGACACTGTGCCTGCTGCCCATCATCTTCGCGCGCCTGCTGGCGGGCCCCCGGCTGCCGCTCGCCCTGACGCCCACGCTGTTCCTGGTCCTGGGCCCGCTGGGGCAGTCCACGACGGCGGCGAACAATTTCGCCGATGCCGCGCCGCAGGTGCTCGGGGCCCCGTACGCCGAGGGCTTCCGGATGCTCGCGGTGCTCTACGGGGTGCCGACGATGGGGTTCGCCCTGCTGTGGTTCGCGCTGGCGGGCGCGGTGATCCTGCGGGCCCGGCGCCACGGCATGGGGTTCTCGATGACCTGGTGGGCCCTCACCTTCCCCGTCGGCACCTGCGTCACCGGCGCGGAGGGGCTCGCCCGGCACACCGGGCTGACCGCGTGCGCCTGGCTCGCGGGCGGGCTGTACGTGTTCCTCGTGCTGGCCTGGCTCACGGCCGGGATCCAGACGCTGCGCGGACTCTTCGCGGGAACCCTCGCCCCGGCCTCGTAG
- a CDS encoding disulfide bond formation protein B — MSTNVTATATANITTATATTAGLPHRLGLWFAHAYVLGMCATIGGAYVFQFGLWEYPCPMCLLQRMFMLLSALGPAMIIARSRKGAVTSGEFASGWGIAIVSALIGGTVSGAQVLMHIKPGDPGYAGALFGLHLYTWAAITFFLAALAAGVNLVLADRAAPLDAAAGSPALRRAATLTLAVLALFAVSNFVACFFLQGFHWQMPGDPTGYQFFTDLF, encoded by the coding sequence ATGTCCACCAACGTCACCGCCACCGCCACCGCCAACATCACCACCGCCACCGCCACCACCGCCGGGCTCCCGCACCGCCTCGGCCTCTGGTTCGCCCATGCCTACGTCCTCGGCATGTGCGCCACCATCGGCGGCGCCTACGTCTTCCAGTTCGGGCTGTGGGAGTACCCCTGCCCCATGTGCCTCCTGCAGCGGATGTTCATGCTGCTCAGCGCCCTCGGGCCCGCCATGATCATCGCCCGTTCCCGCAAGGGAGCGGTGACCAGCGGGGAGTTCGCCTCCGGCTGGGGCATCGCCATCGTCTCGGCCCTCATCGGCGGGACCGTCTCCGGCGCTCAGGTGCTGATGCACATCAAGCCCGGAGACCCCGGGTACGCCGGCGCTCTCTTCGGCCTGCACCTGTACACCTGGGCCGCCATCACCTTCTTCCTGGCCGCCCTCGCCGCCGGCGTCAACCTCGTCCTGGCCGATCGGGCCGCACCCCTGGACGCCGCGGCCGGCTCGCCCGCCCTTCGCCGCGCCGCCACCCTCACCCTGGCCGTCCTGGCCCTCTTCGCCGTCAGCAACTTCGTGGCCTGCTTCTTCCTGCAGGGCTTCCACTGGCAGATGCCCGGAGACCCCACCGGCTACCAGTTCTTCACCGACCTCTTCTGA
- a CDS encoding LysR family transcriptional regulator gives MPISPRVPDLPALDLLLSVIELGSLGRAAEAHGISQPSASSRIRYLEKLVGLPVLERSSLGSKPTPAGALIAEWARTVIDAAHELDAGIGALRERRSSHLKVAASQTVAEYLVPKWLIGLRAQHPATSVALESGNSAEVARAVLDGRAELGFIESPRAPKGLESHAVARDRLLVVVAPTHPWARRTAITLDELAAASLIQREPGSGTRTAFERAITAHLPDWKPSALLELASTTAIKTAVAGGGGPAVLSSLAVADELAAGTLRSPTVTGLELGRSLRAVWPTGRRPTGPARDLYAIARRQLAAGS, from the coding sequence ATGCCCATCTCTCCGCGCGTCCCCGATCTTCCCGCCCTCGACCTGCTGCTCAGCGTCATCGAGCTCGGCAGTCTGGGGCGGGCCGCCGAGGCGCACGGCATCAGCCAGCCCTCGGCCAGCTCCCGCATCCGCTACCTGGAGAAGCTCGTCGGCCTTCCCGTACTGGAACGCTCCTCGCTCGGTTCGAAGCCCACCCCGGCCGGGGCGCTGATCGCGGAGTGGGCCCGGACCGTGATCGACGCGGCGCACGAGCTGGACGCCGGCATCGGCGCCCTGCGCGAACGGCGCAGCTCCCACCTGAAGGTCGCGGCCAGCCAGACGGTCGCCGAGTACCTGGTCCCCAAGTGGCTCATCGGGCTGCGGGCGCAGCATCCCGCCACCAGCGTCGCCCTCGAATCGGGCAACTCCGCCGAGGTCGCCCGGGCGGTCCTCGACGGTCGCGCCGAGCTGGGCTTCATCGAGAGCCCCCGCGCGCCGAAGGGGCTCGAAAGCCATGCCGTGGCCAGGGACCGGCTCCTCGTCGTGGTGGCGCCGACACACCCCTGGGCACGGCGCACCGCCATCACCCTCGACGAACTCGCCGCCGCCTCGCTGATCCAGCGGGAGCCGGGATCGGGGACGCGCACCGCCTTCGAGCGCGCGATCACGGCCCACCTGCCCGACTGGAAGCCCTCCGCCCTGCTGGAACTGGCCTCCACCACCGCCATCAAGACCGCCGTGGCCGGCGGTGGCGGCCCCGCCGTCCTCAGCTCGCTCGCCGTCGCCGACGAACTCGCCGCCGGCACCCTGCGGTCCCCGACGGTCACCGGCCTCGAACTCGGCCGCTCGCTGCGCGCCGTCTGGCCCACCGGCCGGCGCCCGACCGGCCCGGCCCGGGACCTGTACGCCATCGCCCGCAGGCAGCTCGCCGCGGGCTCGTAG